One Phoenix dactylifera cultivar Barhee BC4 chromosome 14, palm_55x_up_171113_PBpolish2nd_filt_p, whole genome shotgun sequence DNA window includes the following coding sequences:
- the LOC103706523 gene encoding E3 ubiquitin-protein ligase RNF4-like isoform X2, translating into MNTYTSTRRPMKRYARDSSQRKNMDLNAPSMETQMHEGTSNPVSSRASQGASAPMNSRRGSQLPANDGSHSLPIDVEAIDDDVLIISSSSRFPQTMRSRTSHPVTVVLDEDHEVHPAQAGVAIEDSVTTLSLNSHNKRRKRVANPHAEPEKAVPKEPTFTCPVCLSTLTEACSTICGHVFCQRCIKASIQAQKKCPACRRKLTINNFHRVYLPTTN; encoded by the exons ATGAACACATATACATCAACTAGGCGACCTATGAAGAGGTATGCAAGGGATTCAAGTCAAAGGAAGAATATGGACCTTAATGCGCCTTCTATGGAGACTCAGATGCATGAGGGAACGTCTAATCCCGTAAGCTCGCGAGCGTCTCAGGGTGCCTCTGCTCCCATGAACTCTCGACGAGGATCCCAGCTGCCTGCTAATGATGGTTCACACAGTTTGCCTATTGATGTTGAGGCAATTGATGATGATGTCCTGATCATTTCCTCTTCAAGCAGGTTTCCTCAG ACAATGCGGTCTAGAACGAGTCATCCTGTGACAGTAGTACTTGATGAAGACCATGAGGTTCATCCAGCACAAGCAG GTGTCGCTATAGAGGATTCCGTTACAACCCTCTCTCTCAATAGCCACAACAAGCGG AGAAAGAGAGTGGCAAATCCTCATGCAGAGCCCGAAAAGGCGGTACCAAAAGAAccaaccttcacttgtcctGTTTGCTTGAGCACATTGACTGAGGCGTGCTCGACAATTTGCGGCCATGTTTTCTGTCAAAGATGCATCAAAGCTTCTATTCAGGCGCAAAAAAAATGCCCCGCATGTAGGAGGAAACTTACCATCAACAATTTCCATAGGGTGTACCTTCCAACCACCAACTAG
- the LOC103706523 gene encoding E3 ubiquitin-protein ligase RNF4-like isoform X1 — protein sequence MNTYTSTRRPMKRYARDSSQRKNMDLNAPSMETQMHEGTSNPVSSRASQGASAPMNSRRGSQLPANDGSHSLPIDVEAIDDDVLIISSSSRFPQTMRSRTSHPVTVVLDEDHEVHPAQAGVAIEDSVTTLSLNSHNKRVRIPPNTMIINCDVYSAVEDNHNVKRKRVANPHAEPEKAVPKEPTFTCPVCLSTLTEACSTICGHVFCQRCIKASIQAQKKCPACRRKLTINNFHRVYLPTTN from the exons ATGAACACATATACATCAACTAGGCGACCTATGAAGAGGTATGCAAGGGATTCAAGTCAAAGGAAGAATATGGACCTTAATGCGCCTTCTATGGAGACTCAGATGCATGAGGGAACGTCTAATCCCGTAAGCTCGCGAGCGTCTCAGGGTGCCTCTGCTCCCATGAACTCTCGACGAGGATCCCAGCTGCCTGCTAATGATGGTTCACACAGTTTGCCTATTGATGTTGAGGCAATTGATGATGATGTCCTGATCATTTCCTCTTCAAGCAGGTTTCCTCAG ACAATGCGGTCTAGAACGAGTCATCCTGTGACAGTAGTACTTGATGAAGACCATGAGGTTCATCCAGCACAAGCAG GTGTCGCTATAGAGGATTCCGTTACAACCCTCTCTCTCAATAGCCACAACAAGCGGGTAAGGATTCCACCAAACACCATGATTATCAATTGCGATGTTTATTCAGCAGTTGAAGACAATCACAATGTTAAG AGAAAGAGAGTGGCAAATCCTCATGCAGAGCCCGAAAAGGCGGTACCAAAAGAAccaaccttcacttgtcctGTTTGCTTGAGCACATTGACTGAGGCGTGCTCGACAATTTGCGGCCATGTTTTCTGTCAAAGATGCATCAAAGCTTCTATTCAGGCGCAAAAAAAATGCCCCGCATGTAGGAGGAAACTTACCATCAACAATTTCCATAGGGTGTACCTTCCAACCACCAACTAG